One window of the Brevibacterium limosum genome contains the following:
- a CDS encoding LysR family transcriptional regulator: protein MSSAPYNVDRLLLLLLVFRTGSLSAAADELALSTSAVSQQISKLEREVGLPLVVRHPKGMRLTDAGVKLSSYAATIDNALTAARNDMSAFAQLDRGEVRIATFPTFAASVMPKILQHFHELHPDLDVTVKSYRLDRIQEALERREVDLATVWDYPWAPIDDQIPVTTTLLKEPTMLLLPSTHALARRRVVELKEVADNPWITRSSHPVASVLGRICSDAGFAPRIVFEANDYQELLGMVAAGLGVAIAPRLAVHSHGPDVKVVSIRGNPAPRRIVLSQLPERVPSPAVLSLVRAFRKIASAKEWRT, encoded by the coding sequence ATGAGTTCAGCGCCTTACAACGTCGACCGCCTCCTCCTGCTGCTTCTCGTCTTTCGGACAGGCAGCCTCTCTGCCGCCGCCGACGAACTCGCGTTATCGACCTCGGCAGTGTCTCAGCAGATCAGCAAACTGGAACGCGAAGTCGGCCTTCCGCTGGTCGTCCGTCACCCGAAGGGCATGCGCCTGACAGATGCCGGAGTCAAGCTCTCGTCTTATGCGGCGACCATCGACAATGCGCTCACGGCCGCACGGAACGACATGTCCGCGTTTGCTCAGCTCGACCGAGGCGAAGTCCGGATTGCCACTTTTCCGACCTTCGCCGCGTCGGTGATGCCGAAGATCCTTCAGCATTTCCATGAACTGCATCCCGACCTCGATGTGACGGTCAAGAGCTACCGTCTCGACCGTATCCAAGAGGCGCTCGAACGCCGCGAAGTCGATCTCGCGACAGTGTGGGACTACCCCTGGGCGCCGATCGACGACCAGATCCCCGTGACGACGACGCTGCTCAAAGAGCCCACGATGCTGCTTCTGCCATCAACTCACGCCCTGGCACGACGCAGAGTCGTGGAGCTCAAAGAGGTGGCGGACAATCCATGGATCACTCGCTCTTCCCACCCTGTGGCCTCGGTGCTCGGACGGATATGCAGTGATGCCGGGTTCGCGCCGCGCATCGTCTTCGAGGCCAATGACTACCAAGAGCTTCTGGGCATGGTCGCCGCCGGGCTGGGGGTGGCCATCGCCCCTCGCCTTGCAGTCCATTCCCATGGCCCCGACGTGAAGGTCGTCTCCATCAGAGGAAATCCAGCGCCGAGACGCATCGTCCTTTCCCAACTGCCCGAACGAGTGCCATCACCGGCTGTGCTGTCTCTGGTTCGCGCATTCCGCAAGATCGCCAGCGCGAAGGAATGGCGGACCTAG
- a CDS encoding LysR family transcriptional regulator → MERSPAARTAPLTALRELVELADQDGHLTEAAAALGIPQSTMSRRIHALEGHLGVPLIVPRGRAIGLTTAALDLVAAVRAPLTEIDAALADLAEAADPEHGTIRFGFPLTMGAGEVPDLLAAFNRAHPGIRLDLKQAHGAELVADLQRGTLDLAIIIPPPPEVSHEVLARQTIIAALPDVHPLAGVRSITLDRLAYEEFIATPASYNLRVLTDHWCQASGFDPEVKIEVTEFSTIREFVGRGMGVALIPPAVRPVDGITEVALDGAEYVREVALCSAVRRPGRVVERLRDFIREHAAAWAIEG, encoded by the coding sequence ATGGAACGATCACCCGCTGCTCGAACGGCGCCGCTGACGGCATTGCGGGAACTCGTCGAACTGGCCGACCAGGACGGGCACCTGACCGAGGCCGCCGCCGCCCTCGGAATACCTCAGTCCACGATGAGCCGACGCATCCACGCACTCGAGGGCCACCTCGGTGTGCCGTTGATCGTCCCGCGCGGACGCGCCATCGGCCTGACGACGGCAGCACTGGACCTCGTGGCTGCGGTGCGTGCCCCGCTGACGGAGATCGATGCGGCGCTGGCCGATCTCGCCGAGGCGGCCGATCCCGAGCACGGCACGATTCGGTTCGGATTTCCGCTGACGATGGGCGCCGGTGAGGTGCCCGACCTGCTCGCGGCTTTCAATCGGGCTCATCCCGGCATCCGCCTCGATCTCAAACAGGCCCACGGTGCCGAGCTCGTCGCTGATCTGCAGCGGGGCACTCTCGATCTGGCGATCATCATTCCGCCGCCGCCCGAGGTCAGCCACGAGGTGCTCGCACGGCAGACGATCATCGCGGCGCTGCCCGATGTGCACCCGCTGGCAGGTGTCCGCAGCATCACCCTGGATCGGTTGGCGTACGAGGAATTCATCGCCACCCCTGCGAGTTACAACCTCCGGGTGCTGACCGACCACTGGTGTCAGGCCAGCGGATTCGATCCGGAGGTGAAGATCGAGGTCACCGAGTTCTCGACGATCCGCGAATTCGTCGGTCGTGGAATGGGCGTGGCATTGATCCCGCCCGCGGTGCGTCCGGTCGACGGAATCACCGAGGTGGCTCTGGACGGGGCCGAATACGTGCGTGAGGTCGCGCTGTGTTCGGCTGTGCGTCGGCCCGGCCGGGTCGTCGAGCGCCTGCGCGATTTCATCCGCGAGCACGCGGCCGCGTGGGCAATTGAGGGCTGA
- a CDS encoding malate:quinone oxidoreductase codes for MTTNSAHSTHVPDADLVLIGGGIMSATLGSMLALLEPQWRILMLEAAEDIAAESSDPWNNAGTGHSGYCELNYMPDPADGAKPAEIAGQFHLTRQWWAHLVRLGLLDPADFIRSAPHMNLVFGDTDVTYLRRRVDTLKADPLFSEMEYTEDPDTIARWAPLTMEGRADSDEPMAAARHPRGTDVDFGALTSALLSIGSTEVRAGHTVTGLESRASGWTVSGSTPAGPFAVHAKTVFVGAGGFALRLLQKARIPEVRGYAVLPVGAAFYRCSTSAVTSRHRAKVYGQTDVGAPPMSVPHLDRRIVDGREHLLFGPYATFSTKLLKHGRLTDFFTALRPNNLHVIAAAGLQNLSLVSFLIKELAARPSRKFAQLRRYFPLARRNEWTLLPAGQRAQLVKPDPRRIGVLQQGTELVVSADGSIAGLLGASPGASTAVPIMFDLLRRAFPTQWHGGWKNQIAEAIPDLDRSDWTTEAVDRSHTETDEALGLSEVSFG; via the coding sequence ATGACGACGAACTCCGCACATTCCACGCACGTTCCCGATGCCGATCTCGTTCTCATCGGCGGTGGCATCATGTCAGCGACTCTGGGCTCGATGCTCGCCCTGCTCGAACCCCAGTGGCGCATCCTCATGCTCGAAGCCGCCGAGGACATCGCCGCGGAGAGCAGCGACCCGTGGAACAACGCCGGCACCGGGCATTCGGGGTACTGCGAGCTCAACTACATGCCCGATCCCGCCGATGGCGCGAAACCGGCAGAGATCGCCGGACAGTTTCACCTCACCCGCCAATGGTGGGCCCATCTCGTCCGACTCGGGCTCCTCGACCCGGCGGACTTCATCCGCTCGGCCCCTCATATGAACCTCGTCTTCGGGGACACGGACGTCACCTACCTGCGTCGACGCGTTGACACCCTGAAAGCCGACCCGCTGTTCTCCGAAATGGAGTACACAGAGGATCCGGACACTATCGCCCGGTGGGCTCCCCTGACGATGGAGGGACGAGCCGACAGCGACGAGCCCATGGCGGCGGCCCGTCACCCGCGCGGCACCGATGTCGATTTCGGCGCTCTGACTTCGGCGCTGCTGAGCATCGGGTCCACCGAGGTGCGTGCGGGTCACACAGTGACCGGGCTCGAATCGCGCGCATCGGGCTGGACGGTCAGCGGATCGACGCCGGCGGGACCGTTCGCCGTGCACGCGAAGACCGTGTTCGTCGGGGCCGGCGGCTTCGCGCTGCGACTCCTGCAGAAAGCCAGGATCCCCGAAGTCCGCGGCTACGCCGTCCTGCCGGTCGGCGCGGCGTTCTATCGGTGCTCGACCTCGGCCGTGACCTCCCGGCACCGGGCGAAGGTCTATGGTCAAACCGATGTGGGCGCCCCGCCGATGTCGGTGCCTCACCTCGACCGACGGATCGTCGACGGTCGGGAACATCTGCTGTTCGGCCCCTATGCGACCTTCAGCACGAAGCTGCTCAAGCACGGTCGGCTCACCGATTTCTTCACTGCTCTGCGACCGAACAATCTTCACGTCATCGCGGCGGCCGGCCTGCAGAATCTCAGCCTCGTGTCATTCCTCATCAAGGAGCTTGCGGCCCGCCCATCGCGGAAGTTCGCGCAGCTGCGTCGCTATTTCCCGCTCGCCCGACGGAATGAGTGGACGCTGCTGCCGGCCGGGCAGAGAGCACAGCTGGTCAAACCGGACCCGAGGAGGATCGGGGTCCTGCAGCAGGGCACCGAACTGGTCGTGTCCGCCGATGGGTCGATCGCGGGTCTCCTCGGAGCCTCCCCCGGAGCATCGACGGCGGTGCCGATCATGTTCGATCTGCTCAGACGGGCCTTCCCCACCCAGTGGCACGGCGGCTGGAAGAACCAGATCGCCGAGGCGATCCCCGACCTCGATCGCAGCGACTGGACCACCGAGGCGGTCGATCGCTCTCATACCGAGACCGATGAGGCACTCGGACTGTCTGAGGTCAGCTTCGGCTGA
- a CDS encoding ABC transporter substrate-binding protein, translating into MRRLTRNFVAICSTLALTAGLAACGSGSDEAGGAGDTIVAETAFNLKTIDPHRQFEFTGSTIDNAVYQTALEFEDGDLTKPTDGLCSFEMSDDSKEMTLTLKDEDAKFSNGDPVTVDDIVFSFERLQGIKGNPSFFLDGVSVEKVDDETVKLISKDPNPALPYILPNASIGIVNSKVVKENEGTTDEDDGAEQFLNENSQGSGPYKVEKYDADSQVVLTANEHYNGPEPKYKRVVLRNVSAETQLTDIQSGQAQVAYDLNSDQAKQIDESMGKISSLPSTRSLYIFNNTDEKTGGPAADPDFRKAVMAAIDYDKLIDLAGEGSQRMASLVPNEFVGAVSKDEAPERDLAKAKKLLKKAGYDGEKVPFHYSSDQAVNGVDLAQLAETLQAQLKEADINLDLKPAPSSTQLDGFRSAKQPMGIGTWGADFPDPTNYNVFIPGGSVAERVNWNEDPQLKKLANEAAKAKGDERDSAYAKLFKATTDTAVWIPLVQPVDTVAVGSSITKFVSNADVSFDFAKAE; encoded by the coding sequence ATGAGGCGTCTGACCCGCAATTTCGTCGCAATCTGCTCCACCCTCGCATTGACCGCCGGGCTTGCCGCCTGCGGCAGCGGCTCCGACGAAGCCGGCGGTGCCGGCGACACGATCGTGGCCGAGACTGCCTTCAACCTCAAGACGATCGACCCGCATCGTCAGTTCGAGTTCACGGGATCGACCATCGACAATGCTGTCTACCAGACGGCTCTCGAATTCGAGGACGGTGACCTCACGAAACCGACCGATGGACTCTGCTCCTTCGAAATGTCCGACGACAGCAAAGAGATGACGCTGACCCTCAAAGATGAGGATGCGAAATTCTCCAACGGCGATCCTGTCACCGTCGACGACATCGTCTTCTCCTTCGAACGACTCCAAGGAATCAAGGGCAATCCCTCGTTCTTCCTCGACGGAGTGAGCGTCGAAAAGGTCGACGACGAGACCGTGAAGCTCATCAGCAAGGACCCCAACCCCGCATTGCCCTATATTCTTCCGAACGCCTCCATCGGGATCGTGAACTCGAAGGTGGTCAAGGAGAACGAGGGAACCACCGATGAAGACGACGGCGCCGAACAGTTCCTCAACGAGAACTCACAGGGCTCGGGACCGTACAAGGTGGAGAAGTACGACGCCGACAGTCAGGTCGTGCTGACCGCGAATGAGCACTACAACGGCCCCGAACCGAAGTACAAGCGAGTGGTCCTGCGCAATGTCTCGGCAGAGACCCAGCTGACAGATATCCAGTCGGGTCAGGCTCAGGTCGCCTACGATCTCAACTCCGATCAGGCGAAGCAGATCGACGAGTCCATGGGCAAGATCTCCAGCCTGCCCTCGACCCGCAGCCTCTACATCTTCAACAACACAGATGAGAAGACCGGCGGCCCCGCCGCAGATCCGGACTTCCGCAAGGCTGTGATGGCCGCGATCGACTACGACAAACTCATCGACCTCGCCGGTGAAGGATCGCAGCGCATGGCCAGCCTGGTGCCGAACGAATTCGTCGGCGCGGTCTCGAAGGACGAAGCTCCTGAACGCGACCTCGCGAAGGCGAAGAAGCTGCTGAAGAAGGCAGGCTACGACGGGGAGAAGGTCCCCTTCCACTATTCGAGTGATCAGGCCGTCAACGGAGTCGACCTCGCGCAGCTCGCCGAGACTCTGCAGGCGCAGCTGAAGGAAGCCGACATCAACCTCGACCTCAAACCCGCCCCGAGCTCGACTCAGCTCGACGGCTTCCGATCCGCCAAACAGCCGATGGGCATCGGAACCTGGGGTGCGGACTTCCCCGATCCGACGAACTACAACGTCTTCATCCCCGGAGGCAGCGTCGCCGAACGCGTGAACTGGAACGAAGACCCACAGCTGAAGAAGCTGGCGAACGAAGCAGCCAAGGCAAAGGGTGATGAGCGCGATTCCGCCTACGCGAAGCTGTTCAAAGCGACCACCGATACCGCGGTGTGGATCCCACTCGTCCAGCCGGTCGACACCGTCGCCGTCGGTTCGAGCATCACGAAGTTCGTGTCCAACGCCGACGTCTCGTTCGACTTCGCAAAGGCAGAGTGA
- a CDS encoding ABC transporter permease, with amino-acid sequence MAEATTAPQGGQTAPAPDDTDAAQRIKPPKLHPLLRFILIRIGISIILIWGVTVVTFLLTNLVPTDPVAAILGDRAAADPEIVAQTRAKLGLDQPLIVQYFTYLGNLLQGDLGVSNQTRTPVLASIGQVFPASIELGIGAILISVILGLLLGLLSALKQNTIVDHAIRTLSLIGISAPTFWIATVAYFVFFFRLRVVPGAGRLDPWITPPPKVTGLYTVDSLLAGQMATFTNALGHLILPSCVLALFTIGLLTRFSRSSVLDIIRFDYVTAAKAKGLPSRTVVFKYIFRGALVPIITVVGLAFGSLLSGAVLTETVFAWNGLGQYAYRGATTLDLPVIMGVGLVIGVVYILVNFIVDLIYGFVDPRVRVR; translated from the coding sequence ATGGCGGAAGCCACCACAGCACCACAGGGCGGGCAGACTGCGCCCGCGCCTGATGACACCGACGCGGCTCAGCGAATCAAACCGCCGAAGCTCCATCCGCTGCTCCGATTCATCCTCATCCGGATCGGGATCTCGATCATCCTGATCTGGGGCGTGACTGTGGTGACGTTCCTACTCACCAACCTCGTACCCACCGACCCGGTCGCCGCCATCCTCGGCGACCGGGCCGCGGCGGATCCCGAGATCGTCGCGCAGACTCGGGCGAAGCTCGGGCTCGACCAACCCCTCATCGTCCAGTACTTCACCTATCTCGGCAATCTCCTGCAGGGTGATCTGGGTGTGTCCAACCAGACGCGCACACCGGTGCTCGCGTCGATCGGACAGGTCTTTCCCGCCTCGATCGAGCTCGGCATCGGAGCCATCCTCATCTCCGTCATCCTCGGTCTGCTGCTCGGACTGCTCAGTGCACTCAAGCAGAACACGATCGTCGATCACGCGATCCGCACGCTCAGCCTCATCGGCATCTCCGCACCGACCTTCTGGATCGCGACCGTCGCCTACTTCGTCTTCTTCTTCAGACTCCGCGTCGTTCCCGGCGCCGGACGACTCGACCCGTGGATCACACCGCCTCCGAAGGTCACCGGACTCTATACCGTCGATTCCCTCCTCGCCGGTCAGATGGCGACCTTCACGAACGCTCTCGGCCACCTCATTCTGCCCTCGTGCGTGCTCGCACTGTTCACAATCGGACTGCTCACCCGCTTCAGCCGGTCCAGCGTCCTCGACATCATCAGATTCGACTACGTCACCGCGGCGAAGGCCAAAGGCCTGCCGAGCAGAACCGTGGTGTTCAAGTACATCTTCCGCGGCGCACTGGTCCCGATCATCACCGTCGTCGGACTCGCGTTCGGTTCCCTGCTCTCCGGAGCGGTCCTCACAGAGACGGTGTTCGCCTGGAACGGGCTGGGCCAATATGCCTACCGCGGGGCGACGACGCTCGATCTGCCGGTCATCATGGGCGTCGGCCTGGTCATCGGCGTCGTCTACATCCTCGTGAACTTCATCGTCGACCTGATCTACGGCTTCGTGGATCCGAGAGTGAGGGTGAGATGA
- a CDS encoding ABC transporter permease, whose translation MSIGTPKLPANAPTGTEAAPRDPVDPGLKRRQIRFPKALRTPLGFVGAGILVLWLIVAIFAPLLAPFDPLAQNFPRLSAPSSENLLGTDTLGRDVLSRILVAARTTLPAAVFVVICSALLGSVLGAIAGYFGRAVDEIIMRIADLVFAFPTIILAMVIAAALGPGLKNAIIAILLVSWPSYARVTRSLVMTARSSEYVIAGRLLGFSAGRSLVREIAPNVISPVVVLATLDVGSAILTMAGLSFLSLGAVPPTPDWGAMISEGVSQFAAWWIAFFPGLCILTIVMAFNFIGDSLRDSLDPHTAQEVGETTS comes from the coding sequence ATGAGCATCGGCACCCCGAAGCTCCCGGCCAATGCCCCTACCGGCACCGAGGCGGCTCCGCGCGATCCCGTCGACCCCGGGCTGAAGAGGCGGCAGATCCGCTTCCCGAAGGCTCTGCGCACTCCGTTGGGGTTCGTCGGTGCGGGCATCCTCGTGCTCTGGCTGATCGTGGCGATCTTCGCACCGCTCCTTGCCCCGTTCGATCCTCTGGCTCAGAACTTCCCCCGGCTCTCGGCCCCAAGCAGTGAGAATCTGCTCGGAACAGACACCCTGGGGCGAGACGTGCTCTCCCGTATCCTCGTGGCCGCCCGGACCACCTTGCCCGCCGCGGTGTTCGTCGTCATCTGTTCGGCGCTGCTCGGCTCGGTCCTCGGTGCCATCGCCGGATACTTCGGTCGAGCCGTCGATGAGATCATCATGCGCATCGCCGATCTGGTGTTCGCCTTCCCTACGATCATTCTCGCCATGGTCATCGCAGCCGCACTCGGGCCAGGACTGAAGAACGCGATCATCGCGATCCTGCTCGTGTCCTGGCCGTCCTACGCACGTGTCACCAGGTCACTGGTGATGACCGCGCGCAGCAGCGAATACGTCATCGCCGGACGCCTGCTCGGCTTCAGCGCTGGCAGATCGTTGGTCCGCGAAATCGCTCCGAACGTCATCTCTCCTGTGGTGGTGCTCGCCACCCTCGACGTCGGTTCGGCGATTCTCACGATGGCAGGGCTGTCGTTCCTCTCTCTCGGCGCCGTTCCGCCGACCCCGGATTGGGGCGCAATGATCAGCGAAGGAGTCTCCCAGTTCGCGGCCTGGTGGATCGCGTTCTTCCCCGGTCTGTGCATCCTCACCATCGTCATGGCGTTCAATTTCATCGGTGACAGTCTGCGCGACAGTCTCGACCCGCATACTGCCCAGGAAGTTGGTGAGACGACCTCATGA
- a CDS encoding ABC transporter ATP-binding protein — protein sequence MSMISIRDLNLSVTTGKQTTHILKDVSFDLEAGRITGVAGASGSGKTQTGLAIMGLSPAGAELSGSIDFDGVELVGMPGKQHNRLRGVQLSMVFQDPASAFHPMLTVGDQITDHLRHHQKVSKKEALAKAIDILGRTRVPHPEEAVKKYPHQFSGGQLQRIAFASAIICDPKVLIADEPTTALDVTVQAGILRLLRDLCDDLDLAVLLVTHDFGVLSSVADTIVVMKNGVVVETGDRETVITAPEHEYTRSLIESLPGAEVTQ from the coding sequence ATGAGCATGATCAGCATCAGAGATCTCAATCTCTCTGTCACCACGGGCAAGCAGACTACTCATATCCTCAAAGATGTCTCTTTCGACCTCGAAGCAGGTCGCATCACCGGAGTCGCAGGGGCGTCTGGTTCCGGTAAGACCCAGACCGGCCTGGCCATCATGGGGCTCTCTCCCGCGGGCGCGGAGTTGAGCGGGAGCATCGACTTCGACGGAGTCGAATTGGTGGGTATGCCGGGCAAGCAGCACAACCGTCTGCGCGGGGTGCAGCTGTCCATGGTCTTTCAGGATCCGGCCTCGGCGTTCCATCCCATGCTCACGGTCGGCGACCAGATCACCGACCACCTTCGGCACCACCAGAAAGTGTCGAAGAAGGAAGCCCTGGCCAAAGCCATCGACATCCTCGGTCGGACCAGGGTCCCGCACCCAGAGGAAGCGGTGAAGAAGTACCCGCACCAGTTCTCCGGCGGACAGCTGCAGCGAATCGCCTTCGCCTCGGCAATCATCTGCGACCCGAAGGTCCTCATCGCCGACGAACCGACCACGGCACTCGATGTCACCGTTCAGGCAGGCATCCTCCGCCTGCTCAGGGACCTCTGCGACGACCTCGACCTCGCTGTCCTTCTCGTCACTCACGATTTCGGTGTGCTGTCGTCGGTGGCGGACACCATCGTGGTGATGAAGAACGGCGTCGTCGTTGAGACCGGAGACCGGGAAACGGTCATCACCGCGCCTGAGCACGAATACACCCGCTCACTCATCGAATCACTGCCGGGAGCAGAGGTTACACAATGA
- a CDS encoding ABC transporter ATP-binding protein → MTSVDYSQTAASDETAASEAPLLSLDSVSCEYKLDGGGRFRAVDGVSLQLGRSEVLGLVGESGCGKSTLAKLICGLEKPAGGQISFYGNSVKALGLKKRAKSLLGIQMVFQNPYASLNPRRRIRDQLEDALALDPSGRWSVESLLDAVDLPANASGRYSHSFSGGQRQRIAIARALAAGPKVLIGDEPIASLDAFLQARIARMMRDLAISSGASMIFISHDLSVVRDIADRVAVMEAGRIVEVGSTEQIWNDPHHPYTKKLLAAIPQVDGKGIIPG, encoded by the coding sequence ATGACATCGGTTGACTACTCGCAGACCGCGGCAAGCGACGAGACCGCTGCCTCAGAAGCACCCCTGCTCTCACTCGATTCCGTGTCATGCGAATACAAACTCGATGGCGGGGGACGCTTCCGCGCCGTCGACGGAGTCTCGTTGCAGCTCGGCCGTTCTGAAGTGCTCGGGCTCGTCGGAGAATCCGGCTGCGGCAAATCCACGTTGGCCAAACTCATCTGCGGCCTGGAGAAACCAGCCGGTGGACAGATCTCCTTCTACGGCAACTCCGTGAAAGCGCTGGGGTTGAAGAAGCGTGCGAAGAGCCTGCTGGGAATCCAGATGGTCTTCCAGAATCCCTACGCCTCGCTCAATCCACGTCGACGCATCCGCGACCAGCTCGAAGACGCGCTGGCCCTGGATCCGTCTGGACGCTGGAGTGTCGAGTCACTCCTCGACGCAGTCGACCTTCCAGCCAACGCATCAGGACGCTACTCGCATTCGTTCTCCGGGGGTCAGCGTCAGCGCATCGCGATCGCTCGTGCTTTGGCGGCGGGTCCGAAAGTGCTCATCGGCGATGAGCCGATCGCCTCTCTTGATGCATTCCTGCAGGCCCGAATCGCACGCATGATGCGCGACCTGGCCATCAGTTCCGGGGCGTCGATGATCTTCATCAGCCATGACCTCTCGGTGGTCCGTGACATCGCCGACCGTGTGGCAGTGATGGAGGCAGGCAGGATCGTCGAGGTCGGTTCGACGGAACAGATCTGGAACGATCCACACCATCCCTATACAAAGAAGCTCCTCGCTGCCATCCCGCAGGTCGACGGCAAGGGGATCATACCTGGTTAG
- the iadA gene encoding beta-aspartyl-peptidase has translation MVALLQGAEVFAPERLGRQDILIEGQQITFIGDVPVEAVTDLPHATVIDARGLTATPGFVDPHVHIAGGGGEGGYANRTPEILVSDIVSAGVTTVVGCLGTDGVTRSHADLLAKARGLEGDGISTYIYTGSYQVPARTLTGTVVDDVVLIDKVIGVGEVAISDRRSFQPTVEALAELVSHSHVGGLLSGKAGVTHFHVGPYASRLTPLHRLLDEYPIAPRAVYATHVTRSPELLADAVNLAAKGATVDMTAGSTTAESVRDYIELGGDLTRLTLSSDANGSLPEFDADGRLLGLDVAKQTTLYEQVWECAELPGMDLSQALALVTSNTADALALGHKGRIRSGCDADVLLTDDQHSIQLAFARGREIVRDGEPQIRGTFE, from the coding sequence ATGGTGGCATTGTTGCAAGGGGCCGAAGTCTTCGCCCCGGAACGACTCGGACGGCAGGACATCCTCATCGAGGGGCAGCAGATCACTTTCATCGGTGACGTTCCCGTCGAAGCAGTGACCGACCTGCCTCATGCCACTGTCATCGATGCCCGCGGTCTGACCGCCACACCGGGATTCGTCGACCCGCACGTCCACATCGCCGGTGGCGGCGGTGAAGGCGGGTACGCCAACCGCACCCCGGAGATCCTCGTCAGCGACATCGTCAGCGCCGGGGTGACCACGGTGGTCGGTTGCTTGGGAACCGACGGGGTGACTCGCAGCCATGCGGATCTCCTCGCCAAGGCCCGAGGGCTCGAGGGCGACGGAATCTCCACGTATATCTACACAGGCAGCTACCAGGTCCCGGCACGAACGCTGACCGGCACCGTCGTCGACGATGTTGTCCTCATCGACAAGGTCATCGGCGTCGGCGAGGTTGCGATCTCGGATCGGCGTTCTTTCCAGCCCACCGTAGAAGCATTGGCCGAACTCGTCAGCCACAGCCACGTCGGTGGGCTGCTGAGCGGCAAAGCGGGCGTCACCCACTTCCACGTCGGACCGTACGCGTCGCGGCTGACCCCGCTGCACCGGCTGCTCGACGAGTACCCGATCGCCCCGCGGGCCGTCTATGCCACTCACGTCACCAGGAGTCCTGAGCTACTGGCCGATGCGGTGAACCTCGCGGCCAAGGGCGCCACCGTCGACATGACCGCGGGTTCGACGACCGCAGAGTCGGTCAGAGACTACATCGAACTCGGCGGCGACCTCACCCGCCTCACTCTGTCGTCGGACGCCAACGGCAGTCTGCCCGAATTCGACGCAGACGGAAGGCTGCTCGGCCTGGATGTAGCCAAACAGACCACACTCTACGAACAGGTGTGGGAGTGTGCCGAATTGCCCGGTATGGATCTGTCTCAGGCCCTCGCCCTCGTCACCTCCAATACGGCAGATGCTCTCGCGCTCGGGCACAAGGGCCGCATCCGCAGCGGGTGCGACGCCGACGTCCTCCTCACCGATGACCAACACAGCATTCAGCTCGCATTTGCCCGGGGACGCGAGATCGTCCGCGACGGCGAACCCCAGATCCGAGGGACCTTCGAATGA